A DNA window from Amycolatopsis sp. DSM 110486 contains the following coding sequences:
- the kynU gene encoding kynureninase, translating to MTLAEEAAELDAADPLAAKRAEFDLDPAVAYFDGNSLGAPPRHVAQRLADVVREQWGGRLIRSWTDGWWDAPERVGMRIAPLVGAAPGQVVVADSTSVDLFKVLVAAVRANPGRSEILLDAATFPTDGYVTEQVGGLTGHAVRRVPVAELPAACGEATAAVLVNHVDYVSGRLHDMGAITAAAHAAGAAVVWDLCHSVGAIEVRLDEHEVDYAVGCTYKFLNGGPGAPAFVYVASRLQESFDQPLAGWAGHADPFAMEAGYRAGAGISRARAGTPDILSLLALDAALDVWDDVDLAVLRAKGLALGDFFLRCLDVLLPGADVPTPRDHARGHQISVRVPDAPRTMAALHERGVLGDFRPPDVLRFGLAPLYARYEEVLRAVTALHELS from the coding sequence ATGACCCTCGCCGAAGAAGCGGCCGAGCTCGACGCCGCCGACCCGCTGGCCGCCAAGCGCGCGGAGTTCGACCTGGACCCGGCCGTCGCGTACTTCGACGGCAACTCTCTCGGCGCACCGCCGAGGCACGTCGCGCAGCGGCTCGCCGACGTGGTCCGCGAGCAATGGGGCGGCCGGCTGATCCGGTCGTGGACCGACGGCTGGTGGGACGCGCCGGAGCGGGTCGGGATGCGCATCGCGCCGCTCGTCGGCGCGGCGCCCGGGCAGGTCGTGGTCGCCGACTCGACGAGTGTCGACCTGTTCAAGGTGCTCGTCGCCGCCGTGCGCGCGAACCCGGGCCGCAGCGAGATCCTGCTCGACGCCGCGACGTTCCCGACCGACGGTTACGTCACCGAGCAGGTCGGGGGCCTCACCGGACACGCCGTGCGGCGCGTGCCGGTCGCCGAGCTGCCCGCCGCGTGCGGTGAGGCGACGGCGGCGGTGCTCGTGAACCACGTCGACTACGTGTCGGGCCGGCTGCACGACATGGGCGCGATCACCGCCGCCGCGCACGCGGCCGGCGCCGCCGTCGTCTGGGACCTCTGCCACAGCGTCGGCGCGATCGAGGTGCGGCTCGACGAGCACGAGGTCGACTACGCGGTGGGCTGCACCTACAAGTTCCTCAACGGCGGGCCGGGCGCGCCCGCGTTCGTCTACGTCGCGAGCCGGCTCCAGGAGTCGTTCGACCAACCGCTCGCGGGCTGGGCCGGGCACGCCGACCCGTTCGCGATGGAGGCCGGCTACCGCGCGGGCGCGGGGATTTCGCGGGCGCGGGCAGGCACTCCGGACATCCTGTCGCTGCTCGCGCTCGACGCCGCGCTGGACGTGTGGGACGACGTCGATCTTGCCGTGTTGCGGGCGAAAGGCTTGGCACTGGGCGATTTCTTCCTGCGCTGCCTCGACGTACTGCTGCCCGGCGCCGACGTGCCGACGCCGCGCGACCACGCGCGCGGCCACCAGATTTCGGTGCGGGTGCCGGACGCGCCACGGACCATGGCGGCGTTGCACGAACGCGGCGTGCTCGGCGATTTCCGTCCGCCCGACGTGCTGAGGTTCGGGCTCGCGCCGCTCTACGCGAGGTACGAGGAAGTGCTGCGCGCAGTCACGGCGTTGCATGAGCTGAGCTGA
- a CDS encoding transcriptional regulator produces MPARDQSARELLSAIQRELAPRDDDNRLVPLVVSGRAPREVFAAIAAEERWIVRSDWRSFHALAARADEPRAREFFGGLAPGEQLALGKLDALAAAAGDDPGTELPRAGCQAYPAYFAWLALNGEAAEVAVAIFANFTAWGRYCAAIAAGMREHYCFEDGGFSDDACAFFDFFAADVPEIEEQALAAIQAGLDAGRLDADRARTYARLFQSYELMFWDTLADEFPA; encoded by the coding sequence GTGCCCGCTCGTGATCAGTCCGCTCGTGAACTGCTGAGTGCGATCCAGCGCGAGCTCGCGCCGCGCGACGACGACAACCGGCTCGTGCCGCTCGTCGTGTCCGGCCGTGCACCGCGCGAGGTGTTCGCCGCGATCGCCGCCGAGGAGCGATGGATCGTGCGCAGCGACTGGCGCAGCTTCCACGCGCTGGCCGCCCGCGCCGACGAACCGCGGGCGCGCGAGTTCTTCGGTGGCCTCGCGCCGGGGGAGCAGCTCGCGCTGGGCAAGCTCGACGCGTTGGCGGCGGCGGCCGGAGATGATCCGGGGACCGAGTTGCCGCGTGCGGGTTGTCAGGCATATCCGGCGTACTTCGCTTGGCTGGCGCTGAATGGCGAAGCGGCTGAAGTCGCCGTCGCGATCTTCGCGAACTTCACCGCGTGGGGCCGGTACTGCGCCGCCATCGCCGCGGGGATGCGTGAGCACTACTGTTTTGAGGACGGCGGCTTCTCCGACGACGCGTGCGCGTTCTTCGACTTCTTCGCCGCCGACGTCCCGGAAATCGAAGAGCAGGCGCTCGCCGCGATCCAGGCCGGGCTCGACGCCGGGCGGCTCGACGCGGATCGCGCGCGGACGTACGCCCGGCTGTTCCAGAGCTACGAGCTGATGTTCTGGGACACCCTCGCCGACGAGTTCCCGGCATGA
- a CDS encoding long-chain fatty acid--CoA ligase, whose translation MTTPQSAAAQAEGQTIPRLLHHNATEYGDHPAVTSLDLEGHPTLSWSEFCTAIAEFSRGLAGLDLGKRDRMLIMAASSPDHLVADLAAVHLAAIPCTAYATLSPDQIRYVALHSAAPVVVLGGAGELERWLPVLDDLPALRHVVVMDAAAIPAGDERFVSFAEVRAAGRAALAEDPAAFEAAWQAIQPDDPLAMIYTSGTTGDPKGVVLSHRNAVHEGLAVQNLHDAPMHAKNIAYLPLAHIAERELSIYLPLLWAGHVHTVADAAGVVAALGQVHPESFFGVPRVWEKMVAGMKNMLGGVPEDRREALLSANALLQEGYKLRSDGKEVPAELAERIAKTDEAVLAPVRALLGLDKVLVASSGAAALSVEVLYFIAGLGVEIQEVWGLSETTGAATSNSAGGFRAGTVGKPLEGVEVKVAEDGELLVRGPIVFLGYLQEDGSIADATDADGWYATGDIGTIDEDGFVRITDRKKELIITSSGKNIAPTRIEGLLKEHPLIGQAVAIGDDRPYVTALIVLDDEIAPGWATAHGIEASGIDELAAHDQVLAEIERAVESANSRLARIEQIKRYHLITQAWTPETGELTPTLKLKRRVINERYDAAIKDLYAATTPAS comes from the coding sequence TTGACCACCCCGCAGTCCGCAGCCGCACAGGCCGAGGGTCAGACGATCCCCCGCCTGCTGCACCACAACGCCACCGAGTACGGCGATCACCCCGCCGTCACCTCGCTCGACCTCGAGGGTCACCCGACGCTGAGCTGGAGCGAGTTCTGCACCGCGATCGCCGAGTTCTCGCGCGGCCTGGCCGGGCTCGACCTCGGCAAGCGCGACCGCATGCTGATCATGGCTGCGAGCAGTCCCGACCACCTGGTCGCCGACCTCGCCGCCGTGCACCTGGCCGCGATCCCGTGCACCGCATACGCGACGCTGAGCCCGGACCAGATCCGTTACGTCGCCCTCCACAGCGCCGCGCCCGTGGTCGTCCTCGGCGGCGCGGGTGAGCTGGAGCGCTGGCTGCCGGTGCTCGACGATCTCCCCGCACTGCGCCACGTCGTCGTGATGGACGCGGCCGCCATCCCGGCCGGCGACGAAAGGTTCGTTTCGTTCGCGGAAGTGCGCGCGGCCGGACGCGCGGCGCTCGCCGAAGACCCCGCCGCGTTCGAAGCCGCGTGGCAGGCGATCCAGCCGGACGACCCGCTCGCGATGATCTACACCTCCGGCACCACCGGCGACCCCAAGGGTGTCGTGCTGTCGCACCGCAACGCCGTCCACGAAGGACTCGCGGTGCAGAACCTGCACGACGCGCCCATGCACGCCAAGAACATCGCCTACCTGCCGCTGGCGCACATCGCCGAGCGCGAGCTGTCGATCTACCTGCCGCTGCTGTGGGCGGGCCACGTGCACACCGTCGCCGACGCCGCCGGTGTCGTCGCCGCGCTCGGGCAGGTGCACCCGGAGAGCTTCTTCGGCGTGCCGCGCGTGTGGGAAAAGATGGTGGCGGGCATGAAGAACATGCTCGGCGGCGTACCCGAGGACCGGCGCGAGGCGCTGCTCTCGGCCAACGCCCTGCTGCAGGAGGGCTACAAGCTGCGCTCCGACGGCAAGGAGGTGCCGGCCGAGCTCGCCGAGCGCATCGCGAAGACCGACGAGGCCGTGCTCGCCCCCGTGCGCGCGCTGCTCGGTCTGGACAAGGTGCTCGTCGCCTCCAGTGGCGCGGCGGCCCTGTCGGTGGAGGTCCTGTACTTCATCGCCGGCCTCGGCGTGGAGATCCAGGAGGTCTGGGGCCTGTCCGAGACGACCGGCGCGGCCACGTCGAACAGCGCCGGCGGCTTCCGCGCGGGCACCGTCGGCAAGCCGCTCGAGGGCGTCGAGGTGAAGGTGGCCGAAGACGGCGAGCTGCTCGTGCGCGGCCCCATCGTGTTTCTCGGCTACCTGCAGGAAGACGGCTCCATCGCCGACGCCACCGACGCCGACGGCTGGTACGCCACCGGCGACATCGGCACCATCGACGAAGACGGTTTCGTACGGATCACCGACCGCAAGAAGGAACTGATCATCACCTCGAGCGGCAAGAACATCGCCCCCACCCGCATCGAGGGCCTGCTCAAGGAACACCCGCTCATCGGCCAGGCCGTCGCCATCGGCGACGACCGCCCGTACGTCACCGCCCTGATCGTCCTCGACGACGAGATCGCCCCCGGCTGGGCCACGGCCCACGGCATCGAGGCGTCGGGCATCGACGAGCTGGCTGCCCACGACCAGGTGCTCGCCGAGATCGAACGCGCGGTGGAATCCGCCAACAGCCGCCTGGCGCGCATCGAGCAGATCAAGCGCTACCACCTGATCACGCAGGCGTGGACGCCCGAAACCGGCGAGCTCACGCCCACGCTGAAGCTCAAGCGCCGCGTCATCAACGAGCGCTACGACGCCGCGATCAAGGACCTCTACGCCGCCACCACCCCGGCGTCCTGA
- a CDS encoding SDR family NAD(P)-dependent oxidoreductase yields MDRLMQDKAVVVTGAGRGLGEAFAVHVARAGGAVVVNDVDAGLAERTAETIRQHGGRAVASGHSVADPAQAQAIVDLCVGEFGRIDGLVNNAGLNYESLPWDDNVDQARELVEVNVLGVMYTGLAAIKAMVAGGIHGSIVNISSGASLGQRKLGVYAASKGAVASLTYSWALDLEEHGIRANAVCPVAHTRMVWKSERALRACPPERTPSRIAPVVLFLLGDGSAGITGQMIRCNGPQLHVMGQPFLKQPILERQVWDTETVQNAFDEVFSAHLENYGLEKRVPPRLRKWTDSSRIA; encoded by the coding sequence ATGGACAGGCTCATGCAGGACAAGGCCGTGGTCGTCACAGGCGCAGGCCGGGGACTCGGCGAGGCGTTCGCCGTGCACGTGGCCCGCGCGGGCGGGGCCGTGGTGGTCAACGACGTCGACGCCGGGCTCGCCGAGCGCACGGCCGAGACGATCCGGCAGCACGGCGGCCGGGCCGTCGCGAGTGGACACAGCGTGGCCGACCCGGCGCAGGCCCAGGCGATCGTGGACCTGTGCGTGGGCGAGTTCGGGCGGATCGACGGCCTGGTCAACAATGCCGGGCTCAACTACGAGTCCCTGCCGTGGGACGACAACGTCGACCAGGCCAGGGAGCTGGTCGAGGTCAACGTCCTGGGCGTGATGTACACGGGGCTGGCGGCGATCAAGGCGATGGTCGCCGGGGGGATTCACGGGTCCATCGTGAATATTTCGTCGGGCGCTTCGCTGGGGCAGCGCAAGCTCGGCGTGTACGCGGCTTCGAAGGGCGCGGTCGCTTCGTTGACGTATTCGTGGGCCCTGGACCTGGAGGAGCACGGGATCCGGGCCAACGCGGTCTGCCCGGTGGCGCACACGCGGATGGTGTGGAAGTCGGAGCGGGCGTTGCGGGCTTGTCCGCCGGAGCGGACGCCGTCCCGGATCGCGCCGGTGGTGTTGTTCCTGCTCGGGGATGGGTCGGCGGGGATCACCGGGCAGATGATCCGGTGCAACGGGCCACAGCTGCATGTGATGGGGCAGCCGTTCCTGAAGCAGCCGATCCTCGAGCGGCAGGTGTGGGACACGGAGACAGTGCAGAACGCCTTTGACGAGGTGTTTTCGGCGCACCTGGAGAACTACGGGCTCGAGAAGCGGGTGCCACCGCGGTTGAGAAAGTGGACGGACAGCAGCCGGATCGCCTGA
- a CDS encoding MFS transporter: protein MTTHATPRLTAPLRNVEYRVLWAAEAISSAGDQLAKVALAILVYNRTGSALWAAVVYALTFLPALAGGLGLSFLADRYRRRAVLSVSAAVQAVLVGLMSLPGMPLAVLCSLLVAVQLAASPANAAQNAITREVFTDDEIYLRSQDLRGITTNTVMLVGLAGGGLLVTFVGTSWALAIDAVSFAVASLIVRVWVHDRPAAGGEQTTWFGATRFVFGQRRLRVLIALSWLVGLAVVPEGLAAPLAEQLGASSTAVGWLLAADPLGFVAGAYLLSKFASAQVRLRLLGILATTSLALLALFLLQPNLALALVLLALAGAMGAYIITVTATFATWVPNELRGGAGGLYRTGLRVAQGVGVALGGVVAQVTGSAVTAIALAGLLGVALAIPTAFSWTRVRHAVAADTGL from the coding sequence GTGACGACCCACGCCACGCCACGGCTGACGGCGCCACTGCGGAACGTCGAGTACCGCGTTCTGTGGGCGGCCGAGGCCATTTCGAGCGCGGGCGACCAGCTGGCGAAGGTGGCGCTCGCCATCCTCGTCTACAACCGCACCGGCTCGGCCCTCTGGGCCGCCGTCGTCTACGCCCTCACGTTCCTCCCCGCGCTGGCGGGCGGGCTCGGGCTGTCCTTCCTCGCCGACCGCTACCGGCGCCGCGCGGTGCTGAGCGTGAGCGCCGCGGTGCAGGCGGTGCTCGTGGGGCTGATGAGCCTGCCGGGCATGCCACTGGCCGTGCTGTGCAGCCTGCTCGTGGCCGTGCAGCTGGCCGCGTCACCCGCCAACGCCGCGCAGAACGCCATCACGCGCGAAGTGTTCACCGACGATGAAATCTACCTGCGCAGCCAGGACCTGCGCGGGATCACCACCAACACGGTGATGCTGGTGGGGCTCGCGGGCGGCGGCCTCCTGGTGACGTTCGTGGGCACGTCGTGGGCGCTGGCGATCGACGCCGTGAGCTTCGCCGTTGCCTCGCTCATCGTGCGCGTGTGGGTGCACGATCGCCCGGCCGCGGGCGGCGAGCAGACGACGTGGTTCGGGGCCACGCGGTTCGTGTTCGGACAGCGCAGGCTGCGGGTGCTGATCGCGCTGTCGTGGCTGGTCGGGCTCGCGGTGGTCCCCGAAGGGCTCGCGGCTCCGCTGGCGGAGCAGCTCGGCGCGTCGTCCACGGCCGTCGGCTGGCTGCTGGCTGCCGACCCACTGGGGTTCGTGGCCGGTGCCTACTTGCTCTCGAAGTTCGCGTCCGCCCAGGTCAGGCTGCGTCTGCTGGGCATCCTCGCGACGACGTCGCTGGCCCTGCTCGCGCTGTTCCTGCTCCAGCCGAACCTGGCGCTGGCTCTCGTGCTCCTCGCACTGGCGGGTGCGATGGGCGCGTACATCATCACGGTCACCGCGACGTTCGCCACCTGGGTGCCGAACGAGCTGCGCGGCGGCGCCGGCGGGCTCTACCGCACCGGGCTGCGGGTCGCGCAGGGAGTCGGGGTCGCGCTGGGTGGGGTGGTTGCCCAGGTGACCGGGTCCGCGGTCACCGCCATCGCGCTCGCCGGTCTGCTCGGCGTGGCGCTGGCCATCCCCACCGCCTTCTCATGGACCCGGGTGCGGCACGCGGTCGCAGCCGATACCGGGCTCTGA
- a CDS encoding GGDEF domain-containing protein, translating into MIVFLLSWEALAVGLLTYGIVTGGPTTALDWARFGILAVCATVHIQLTRRQEERRRNRVTAVHIDLSGIWVFPGALLLPIHLTLLLIVIVRGQRWFNSRRPPHKFVFTSFTHAVSALAAHQLYQTFASAELENLSPGNSLRLFGILMLVGFCYAALQAIVIGSLLALGGTSAPTLSNVLGTKDDNLLELSTIGLGTIATILLVNFPPAIVILVLITVLGNRLAEINQLQSEARTDPKTGIFNVRGWSESADRALTRAARSNEMLALLMIDLDHFKWINDTYGHPAGDDVLRTVAQTLDDITRPRDIIGRFGGEEFLILLPDVDQTAAKVAAERIRLAIAEQQIVTTDKRGGRARITGRTTSIGVALLGPNGSTVEQLLHAADAAVYTAKEGGRNQVRFADADPPPRVA; encoded by the coding sequence ATGATCGTTTTCCTGCTTTCCTGGGAAGCGCTTGCCGTCGGCCTGCTGACGTACGGGATCGTCACCGGCGGGCCCACCACGGCTCTGGACTGGGCCCGGTTCGGCATCCTCGCCGTGTGCGCCACGGTGCACATCCAGCTCACGCGCCGGCAGGAGGAGCGGCGGCGCAACCGCGTGACGGCCGTCCACATCGACCTGTCGGGGATCTGGGTGTTCCCCGGCGCACTGCTGCTGCCGATCCACTTGACACTGCTGCTGATCGTCATCGTCCGCGGGCAGCGGTGGTTCAACTCGCGGCGGCCTCCGCACAAGTTCGTGTTCACCTCGTTCACGCACGCCGTGTCGGCCTTGGCGGCGCACCAGCTCTACCAGACTTTCGCCTCGGCGGAGCTCGAGAACCTCTCCCCGGGCAATTCACTGAGGCTCTTCGGCATCCTCATGCTGGTCGGCTTCTGTTACGCGGCGCTGCAGGCGATCGTCATCGGCAGCTTGCTCGCACTGGGCGGAACTTCCGCCCCGACGCTGAGCAACGTGCTGGGCACCAAGGATGACAACCTGCTGGAGCTCTCGACAATCGGTCTCGGCACGATCGCCACGATCCTCCTGGTGAACTTCCCACCGGCGATCGTGATCCTGGTGCTCATCACCGTGCTGGGCAACCGGCTCGCCGAGATCAACCAGCTGCAGTCCGAGGCGCGCACGGACCCGAAGACCGGCATCTTCAACGTGCGCGGGTGGTCCGAATCAGCCGACCGCGCCTTGACGCGAGCCGCACGCAGCAACGAAATGCTGGCGCTGCTGATGATCGATCTGGACCATTTCAAGTGGATCAACGACACCTACGGCCACCCCGCGGGCGACGACGTCCTGCGCACCGTGGCCCAGACCTTGGACGACATCACGCGTCCCAGGGACATCATCGGCCGCTTCGGCGGCGAGGAATTCCTGATCCTGCTGCCGGACGTGGACCAAACGGCCGCCAAGGTCGCGGCCGAACGGATCCGTCTCGCGATCGCCGAACAGCAGATCGTGACCACCGACAAACGCGGCGGGCGCGCCCGCATCACCGGTCGGACCACCTCGATCGGAGTGGCACTGCTCGGGCCGAACGGATCGACGGTGGAACAGTTGCTGCACGCGGCCGACGCCGCCGTGTATACCGCGAAGGAAGGCGGCCGGAATCAAGTCCGGTTCGCCGACGCGGATCCGCCGCCGCGCGTGGCCTGA
- a CDS encoding phospholipase A2, translating into MPASDDRPPAAARARRPWSTSGWLLLVLFVVFGFGLIASRPASPPDQGPPTGDVLAAQNAIAALTHPGPQPTALALLPEDFTAVSGVTPGALAARDGTVRAVHVDGGCSTPWGDDNTKWDYAVPCKAHDLGYDLLRYADKKGHPLDQSVRASLDARLSQDMHHACVVNPMGSPGTCQVVATLYSAGLVVNSWHQRWGPPVADPIGPMVAGVLVIGCLLVFRLRGWHTARRVTPRPARAATGPPTRWAVLGAASAVLLVLGESATALADWAGAPESAWWPLTWLAQLTPLLFFAGGYANVTGWLAERDRGYRHYLAERASPLLRPALIFAVVALLVPLALELLGIPAGTNATVMRIALHPLWLLGVYLLTIVCAPALLALHRRAGLWSVAGLLALVVAGEAVAAWSGSPLPGYGATLALALLAQQVAFAHADGVRLPRPVLAGAAVAGVGALAVATFALGASPILLGSPGAPAALSAPPWEVLLLGVTQLGLAGLLGGRLVRVAARPRVSRATGFVLRAPMSLYLAFLAAMLLLVAVVYLPGPIADGLSWLVKPRTAMAIALLLVPAGCVFWWFERHPRGHGEPAPPPPRPRTATGWRPVLLTRAAAALGIGFATLGVFGLALARFGDVAADADFLGLHLDPVQSLVHLLLGVLLLHTVRTGATASAGTWFVCALACGPALMVSSAGPPTVVLHAATAVFALVAAVSCLVPRRRAASATS; encoded by the coding sequence ATGCCCGCCTCCGACGACCGTCCTCCGGCCGCCGCTCGCGCCCGCCGTCCCTGGTCGACGTCGGGCTGGCTGCTGCTGGTGCTCTTCGTCGTCTTCGGCTTCGGGCTCATCGCCTCGCGCCCGGCGTCACCGCCGGACCAGGGACCGCCGACCGGCGACGTGCTGGCCGCGCAGAACGCCATCGCCGCGCTGACCCACCCCGGCCCGCAGCCCACCGCGCTGGCGCTCCTGCCCGAGGACTTCACCGCCGTCAGCGGCGTGACGCCGGGTGCGCTGGCGGCGCGCGACGGGACCGTTCGCGCCGTCCACGTCGACGGCGGGTGCTCCACCCCTTGGGGCGACGACAACACCAAGTGGGACTACGCGGTGCCGTGCAAGGCCCACGACCTGGGCTACGACCTGCTGCGCTACGCGGACAAGAAGGGCCACCCGCTCGACCAGAGCGTGCGGGCCTCACTCGACGCGCGGCTGTCGCAGGACATGCACCACGCGTGCGTGGTGAACCCGATGGGCTCGCCGGGCACCTGCCAGGTCGTCGCCACGCTCTACTCCGCCGGGCTCGTCGTGAACTCGTGGCACCAGCGGTGGGGACCGCCGGTCGCGGACCCGATCGGGCCGATGGTCGCCGGCGTCCTCGTGATCGGCTGCCTGCTCGTGTTCCGGCTGCGCGGCTGGCACACGGCCCGGCGCGTCACCCCGCGACCCGCTCGCGCCGCGACCGGTCCTCCCACGCGCTGGGCCGTGCTCGGCGCTGCCTCGGCCGTGCTGCTCGTGCTCGGCGAATCGGCGACGGCGCTGGCCGACTGGGCGGGCGCGCCCGAGTCCGCGTGGTGGCCGCTGACGTGGCTCGCGCAGCTCACGCCGCTGCTGTTCTTCGCGGGCGGCTACGCGAACGTCACCGGCTGGCTGGCCGAACGCGACCGCGGCTACCGCCACTACCTCGCCGAGCGCGCGAGCCCGCTGCTCCGCCCCGCGTTGATCTTCGCTGTGGTCGCCCTGCTCGTCCCGCTGGCGCTGGAGCTGCTCGGCATCCCCGCAGGCACGAACGCGACGGTCATGCGGATCGCGCTGCACCCGCTGTGGCTGCTGGGCGTGTACCTGCTGACGATCGTCTGCGCGCCCGCGCTGCTCGCGCTGCACCGCCGCGCCGGGCTGTGGTCGGTGGCCGGCCTGCTTGCGCTCGTCGTCGCGGGCGAGGCCGTCGCGGCCTGGTCCGGCTCGCCGCTGCCCGGTTACGGCGCCACCCTGGCGCTCGCGCTGCTGGCCCAGCAGGTCGCGTTCGCCCACGCCGACGGGGTGCGGCTCCCCCGGCCGGTGCTGGCAGGCGCCGCCGTGGCCGGGGTGGGCGCGCTGGCCGTGGCCACCTTCGCGCTCGGCGCGTCGCCGATCCTGCTGGGTAGCCCGGGCGCGCCCGCCGCGTTGTCAGCGCCGCCGTGGGAAGTCCTGCTGCTCGGCGTGACCCAGCTCGGCTTGGCGGGCCTGCTCGGCGGACGGCTGGTGCGCGTCGCGGCGCGGCCGCGGGTCAGCCGCGCGACCGGGTTCGTGCTGCGGGCGCCGATGAGCCTGTACCTGGCGTTCCTGGCGGCGATGCTGCTGCTCGTCGCCGTCGTCTACCTGCCGGGCCCGATCGCCGACGGGCTGAGTTGGCTCGTAAAGCCGCGCACCGCGATGGCGATCGCGCTGCTGCTCGTGCCGGCGGGGTGCGTGTTCTGGTGGTTCGAACGCCACCCGCGCGGCCACGGCGAACCCGCGCCGCCCCCGCCGAGACCCCGCACGGCCACCGGCTGGCGGCCGGTGCTGCTCACGAGAGCGGCCGCCGCGCTCGGCATCGGCTTCGCGACACTCGGCGTCTTCGGGCTCGCGCTGGCCCGCTTCGGCGACGTCGCCGCCGATGCCGATTTCCTCGGCCTGCACCTCGACCCGGTGCAGAGCCTCGTGCACCTGCTTCTCGGCGTGCTCCTGCTGCACACCGTCCGCACGGGCGCCACCGCGTCGGCGGGCACGTGGTTCGTCTGCGCGCTCGCCTGTGGCCCGGCGCTGATGGTCTCGTCGGCCGGCCCGCCGACCGTGGTCCTGCACGCGGCGACGGCGGTGTTTGCGCTGGTCGCGGCCGTTTCGTGCCTGGTTCCCCGGCGCCGCGCTGCGAGCGCGACTTCTTGA
- a CDS encoding LCP family protein has translation MAFTGYAWASLQGLVNGLNYADVINPQSGGDQPADGARDILMVGLDSRTDAQGNPLSPQLLAQLHAGEADGELNTDSLIFVHIPNDGSKAVAISLPRDSYVNIPGFGEHKINSAYPRAMLQARKDLQQQGVTDPKELDVKANQAGAKELITTVEALTGSTIDNYAAINLLGFSEITQAIGGVDVCLNNNVDDSYSGAKFTKGVHTISGVQALEFVRQRHGLPRGDLDRVVRQQVFMAGMARKVLSAGTLTNPGKLNALIDAIKKSVVLNQNWDIFSFAQQMKGLTGGQLEFRTIPVENVAYKTPSDGDAIKVDPQAVKMFVQGLAGPQPGQQAGQQEQAPPANDANKGTTVDVRNASGRTGLAASVSKQLTGKGFTAGDTANATSRKTTVIWVPSGGEDSGNAVADALGTKATVQEDKSVGAGHVMVFLGSDYQPSADNAGSGAPAGSANAPASSPAPPPAAGDDQKPITADGVPCVN, from the coding sequence ATGGCCTTCACCGGCTACGCGTGGGCGTCGCTGCAGGGCCTGGTCAACGGCCTGAACTACGCCGACGTGATCAATCCTCAGTCAGGCGGTGACCAGCCCGCCGACGGCGCGCGCGACATCCTGATGGTCGGTCTCGACAGCCGCACCGACGCACAGGGCAACCCGCTCTCCCCGCAGCTGCTCGCCCAACTACACGCGGGCGAGGCCGACGGCGAGCTCAACACCGACTCGCTGATCTTCGTGCACATCCCGAACGACGGCAGCAAGGCCGTCGCGATCTCGCTGCCGCGCGACTCGTACGTGAACATCCCCGGCTTCGGCGAGCACAAGATCAACTCCGCGTACCCCCGCGCGATGCTGCAGGCGCGCAAGGACCTGCAGCAGCAGGGCGTGACGGACCCGAAGGAGCTCGACGTCAAGGCCAACCAGGCCGGCGCGAAGGAGCTCATCACCACCGTCGAGGCGCTCACCGGCTCGACGATCGACAACTACGCGGCGATCAACCTGCTCGGCTTCAGCGAGATCACGCAGGCCATCGGTGGCGTCGACGTGTGCCTCAACAACAACGTCGACGACTCCTACTCCGGCGCGAAGTTCACCAAGGGCGTTCACACGATCTCCGGGGTGCAGGCGCTGGAGTTCGTCCGGCAGCGCCACGGCCTGCCGCGCGGTGACCTCGACCGGGTGGTGCGCCAGCAGGTGTTCATGGCCGGGATGGCGCGCAAGGTGCTCTCGGCCGGCACGCTCACCAACCCGGGCAAGCTCAACGCGCTCATCGACGCCATCAAGAAGTCGGTGGTCCTCAACCAGAACTGGGACATCTTCAGCTTCGCCCAGCAGATGAAGGGCCTCACCGGCGGACAGCTCGAGTTCCGCACGATCCCGGTGGAGAACGTCGCGTACAAGACGCCCAGCGACGGCGACGCCATCAAGGTCGACCCGCAGGCCGTGAAGATGTTCGTGCAGGGCCTCGCCGGTCCGCAGCCCGGCCAGCAGGCTGGTCAACAAGAACAGGCGCCGCCGGCGAACGACGCGAACAAGGGCACCACCGTCGACGTCCGCAACGCTTCGGGCCGCACGGGCCTGGCCGCGAGCGTGTCGAAGCAGCTCACCGGCAAGGGCTTCACCGCGGGCGACACGGCCAACGCGACCTCGCGCAAGACCACCGTGATCTGGGTGCCCTCCGGCGGCGAGGACTCCGGTAACGCCGTGGCCGACGCGCTCGGCACCAAGGCCACGGTGCAGGAGGACAAGAGCGTCGGCGCCGGTCACGTGATGGTGTTCCTCGGCTCGGACTACCAGCCGAGCGCCGACAACGCCGGCTCCGGTGCGCCGGCCGGCTCGGCCAACGCGCCCGCGTCGTCCCCGGCACCCCCGCCGGCCGCCGGCGACGACCAGAAGCCGATCACGGCCGACGGCGTTCCCTGCGTCAACTGA